A region of Aphanothece sacrum FPU1 DNA encodes the following proteins:
- a CDS encoding LysR family transcriptional regulator encodes MSDIPFTLDQLRILKAIAAEGSFKRAADTLYVSQPAVSLQVQNLEKQLNVPLFDRGGRKAQLTEAGHLLLSYGEKIITLCQETCRAIEDLQNLQGGTLIVGASQTTGTYLLPRMIGLFRQKYPDVAVQLQVHSTRRTSWGVANGQVDLAIIGGEVPSELQETLKIIPYAEDELALILPSSHPLAKVATIQKDDLYRLNFITLDSQSTIRKVIDKVLTRCEIDTKRLKIEMELNSIEAIKNAVQAGLGVAFVSINAIEKEQKIGDIHVAIIKEVEVRRTLSVIINPNRYRSKAAEAFIQEILPEFSSYPELLTLEQFSQTPTDFQEVVVTPPLV; translated from the coding sequence ATGTCAGATATTCCTTTCACTTTAGATCAATTGCGTATCCTCAAAGCGATCGCTGCTGAGGGAAGTTTTAAACGGGCCGCGGATACTTTATATGTTTCTCAACCTGCCGTCAGTCTGCAAGTGCAAAACTTAGAAAAACAGCTAAATGTACCGTTATTTGATCGGGGGGGACGTAAAGCTCAATTAACGGAAGCGGGTCATTTATTATTATCTTATGGTGAAAAAATTATCACCCTTTGTCAAGAAACTTGTCGAGCGATCGAAGATTTACAAAATCTTCAAGGGGGAACTTTAATAGTCGGAGCATCTCAAACAACAGGAACCTATTTATTGCCTCGTATGATTGGTTTATTTCGTCAAAAATATCCTGATGTTGCGGTTCAATTACAGGTTCATTCTACTCGTCGAACTTCTTGGGGAGTGGCCAATGGACAAGTGGATTTAGCGATTATTGGGGGGGAAGTTCCCTCCGAATTACAAGAAACTTTAAAAATTATTCCCTATGCTGAAGATGAGTTAGCTTTAATTTTACCGTCTTCTCATCCTTTAGCTAAGGTAGCAACTATTCAAAAAGATGATTTATATCGTCTAAATTTTATTACTTTAGATTCTCAATCTACAATTCGTAAAGTTATTGATAAGGTATTAACTCGCTGTGAAATTGATACAAAACGCCTGAAAATTGAAATGGAACTTAATTCAATTGAAGCGATAAAAAATGCGGTTCAAGCAGGTTTAGGAGTGGCTTTTGTTTCAATCAATGCGATTGAAAAAGAGCAAAAAATCGGAGACATTCATGTAGCTATTATTAAGGAAGTAGAAGTTAGAAGAACTTTATCGGTTATTATTAATCCTAATCGTTATCGTTCTAAAGCAGCAGAAGCTTTTATTCAAGAGATTTTACCAGAATTTTCTAGTTATCCAGAATTATTAACCTTAGAACAATTTTCTCAAACTCCAACTGATTTTCAGGAGGTAGTTGTGACTCCTCCTCTTGTTTAA
- the apcB gene encoding allophycocyanin subunit beta yields MRDAITNLIRNYDVSGRYLDRDAMGELKSYFDSGAARIAVAALINANSPVIVKNAGLQLFEEVPELIRAGGNAYTTRRYSACLRDMDYYLRYASYALVAGDTNVLDERVLQGLRETYNSLGVPIGPTVRGIQIMKDMVKSMAADAGVEDTSFIDQPFDHLTREFSEVSI; encoded by the coding sequence ATGCGAGATGCCATTACTAATCTAATTAGAAACTACGATGTATCTGGTCGTTATTTAGATCGAGATGCAATGGGTGAATTGAAAAGCTACTTTGACTCTGGCGCAGCTAGAATTGCAGTAGCGGCTCTTATTAATGCTAATTCTCCTGTAATCGTCAAAAATGCTGGATTACAACTGTTTGAAGAAGTTCCAGAATTGATTCGAGCCGGAGGAAACGCTTATACCACTCGTCGTTACTCTGCTTGTCTAAGAGACATGGACTATTACCTCCGCTATGCTAGTTATGCCCTCGTAGCAGGTGACACAAATGTTTTAGACGAACGAGTGTTACAAGGGTTACGAGAAACCTATAATTCCTTGGGGGTTCCCATTGGACCCACAGTACGGGGAATTCAAATTATGAAAGATATGGTCAAATCTATGGCCGCTGACGCAGGGGTTGAAGATACTTCTTTTATCGATCAACCCTTTGATCATCTGACCCGCGAATTTTCTGAAGTTTCAATTTAA
- a CDS encoding hydrogenase maturation protease, with protein sequence MTLSSSDTILIIGYGNSLRSDDGAGIRVIQAIQQKPWPGVRSLSVHQLTPELAAEIAIASAVIFVDAALSEFIEVRSLVPNLEGIKLGHHSNPEVLLALTLSLYERVPPAWGIFIPGINFEFGEELSPKAQEGVKLALERIQTIVNLLVLLLTIEPP encoded by the coding sequence ATGACGCTTTCAAGTTCAGATACGATTCTGATTATTGGTTATGGTAACTCATTACGTAGCGATGATGGGGCAGGAATCAGGGTTATTCAAGCAATTCAACAAAAACCTTGGCCGGGGGTGCGATCGCTTTCTGTGCATCAATTAACTCCTGAATTAGCGGCTGAAATTGCGATCGCTTCTGCTGTTATTTTTGTGGATGCAGCCCTATCAGAATTTATTGAGGTAAGATCTCTTGTTCCTAATCTAGAGGGCATAAAATTAGGACATCACAGTAATCCTGAAGTTTTGTTAGCATTAACCCTAAGTCTTTATGAAAGAGTCCCTCCAGCTTGGGGAATTTTCATTCCTGGTATCAATTTTGAGTTTGGAGAAGAATTATCGCCAAAAGCACAAGAAGGGGTTAAATTAGCCTTAGAAAGGATTCAAACCATTGTTAATCTTCTTGTTCTTCTTCTAACAATTGAGCCTCCCTGA
- a CDS encoding HEAT repeat domain-containing protein has protein sequence MFQPLNTSEIAGDLTQGTLVNQYLQQLQENPSDSEDDRLKLALYVLSEGDFQQRWEVSKIFPTLGKIAIAPLLNILEDEETEEEIRWFVGGIFGEFDEKEVVSALVNLLKNSQKTELLMVAAAALGKIGTPAIEALSELLSENSARLLAVRVLAEIRNTQIITPLLKVVDDPAPEIRTTVLEALSSFHNVCLIPIFLKALHDPITTVRKEAVIALGMQKEFQEQFNLVSQLKPLLYDLHLDVCQQAALALGRLGGNKAAEALFHVLKSPATPLWLKQEVVGALSWICTPQSLEYLQEGLRWGDETVCQAIVNVLGCQPLADLKAQATEILLNFLSSRQQALHQPQIKQAVAMSLGKLGHPIALDTLEKLAQDSDKAVRLHAIAALKKFSPLVATVRPRI, from the coding sequence ATGTTTCAACCCCTAAACACTTCAGAGATAGCTGGTGATCTAACCCAAGGAACACTCGTCAACCAATACTTACAGCAATTACAGGAAAATCCTTCTGACTCCGAAGATGATAGACTTAAATTAGCCTTATACGTTTTGTCAGAAGGGGATTTTCAACAACGTTGGGAAGTTAGCAAAATATTTCCGACTTTGGGTAAAATAGCGATCGCGCCTTTATTAAACATTCTTGAAGATGAGGAGACAGAGGAAGAAATTCGCTGGTTTGTGGGGGGAATTTTCGGCGAATTTGACGAAAAAGAAGTGGTTAGTGCTTTAGTTAATTTACTCAAAAATTCTCAAAAGACTGAACTATTAATGGTTGCGGCCGCCGCGTTGGGCAAGATTGGCACTCCTGCTATTGAGGCATTAAGTGAGTTATTGTCGGAAAATTCGGCCCGTTTGTTGGCCGTACGAGTCTTAGCTGAGATCCGCAATACTCAAATCATTACCCCCTTACTAAAAGTAGTTGATGATCCTGCTCCAGAAATCAGAACGACGGTCTTAGAAGCACTCAGCAGTTTTCATAATGTTTGTCTGATACCTATTTTTCTCAAAGCTTTACATGATCCGATCACAACAGTACGCAAAGAAGCTGTTATTGCTTTAGGGATGCAAAAAGAATTTCAAGAACAATTTAATTTAGTCAGTCAGCTTAAACCCTTACTCTACGATCTTCATTTAGATGTGTGTCAACAAGCAGCTTTAGCTTTAGGGCGACTGGGGGGTAATAAGGCCGCAGAGGCACTATTTCACGTTCTTAAGTCTCCGGCTACTCCCCTGTGGCTTAAACAAGAGGTTGTAGGGGCATTAAGTTGGATCTGCACCCCTCAATCTTTAGAATATCTACAAGAAGGGTTACGTTGGGGAGATGAAACCGTTTGTCAGGCGATCGTCAATGTTTTAGGTTGTCAACCTTTGGCTGATTTAAAAGCTCAAGCTACTGAGATTTTACTAAATTTTCTCAGTTCAAGACAACAAGCTCTCCATCAACCTCAAATAAAACAAGCGGTGGCTATGTCTTTAGGAAAATTAGGTCATCCTATTGCTCTTGACACACTCGAGAAACTCGCCCAAGATTCAGATAAGGCGGTTCGCTTACACGCGATCGCTGCTCTGAAAAAATTCTCTCCCTTAGTGGCTACTGTACGCCCTAGAATATAA
- a CDS encoding anthranilate phosphoribosyltransferase family protein gives MSNIFREYLKKIGSGVHTGEDLSREEAADATRMMLLEEATPAQIGAFLMVHRIKRPTAPELAGMLDAYDQLGPKLQTDNLAFDYPVTVLGTPYDGRSRTAPVTTITALLLATAGVPVVMHGGDRMPTKYGLPLITIWQGLGVDFSVLSLTKSQQLLEKTGLTFIYLPHHFSQANQLVPYRNQIGKRPPLSTLELIWSPCLSKNIHVVSGFVHPPTENLFRDTFELRGFSHFTTIKGLEGSCDLPQSRTAIIGLNQPNINPSWERFFLHPSDYDLAGKDVTLDSAAQLIKQMQGVLIAQSEPLLSLAIYNGGFYLWRCGVCADMKTGLTQAEALLTSGKVANKLREISAFNYEL, from the coding sequence ATGAGCAATATTTTTAGAGAATATCTTAAAAAAATCGGCAGTGGTGTTCACACAGGAGAAGATTTAAGCCGTGAGGAAGCAGCCGATGCAACCAGAATGATGTTGTTAGAAGAAGCAACACCGGCCCAAATAGGGGCTTTTCTCATGGTTCATCGTATTAAACGCCCAACTGCTCCAGAATTAGCGGGAATGCTGGATGCTTATGATCAATTAGGTCCAAAATTACAAACCGATAATTTAGCCTTTGACTATCCGGTGACGGTATTGGGAACTCCTTATGATGGGCGATCGCGTACGGCCCCAGTGACGACGATAACTGCTTTATTATTGGCTACTGCTGGGGTTCCGGTGGTGATGCACGGTGGTGATCGGATGCCTACTAAATATGGTTTACCCTTAATTACTATTTGGCAAGGATTAGGGGTCGATTTTTCTGTGTTATCTCTGACAAAAAGTCAGCAACTCTTAGAAAAAACAGGTCTCACTTTTATCTATTTACCTCATCATTTTTCCCAAGCTAATCAATTAGTTCCCTATCGTAATCAAATTGGTAAACGCCCTCCTTTATCCACTTTAGAATTAATTTGGTCGCCTTGTTTAAGTAAAAATATTCATGTCGTGTCAGGTTTTGTTCATCCTCCCACAGAAAATCTCTTTCGGGACACATTTGAATTAAGAGGATTTAGTCATTTTACTACTATTAAAGGATTAGAAGGTAGTTGTGATCTGCCTCAAAGTCGTACGGCAATTATTGGACTTAATCAACCTAATATTAACCCCTCCTGGGAACGTTTTTTCCTCCATCCTAGTGATTATGACTTAGCCGGTAAAGATGTAACCTTAGATTCGGCTGCACAATTAATTAAACAGATGCAAGGAGTGTTGATCGCACAATCTGAACCTCTCCTATCTTTAGCTATTTATAATGGAGGTTTCTATCTGTGGCGTTGTGGTGTTTGTGCTGATATGAAGACTGGTTTAACTCAAGCAGAAGCATTATTAACTAGCGGGAAGGTTGCTAACAAATTGCGCGAGATTTCAGCGTTTAATTATGAATTATGA
- a CDS encoding peroxiredoxin — protein sequence MSRRTVLSVIIAIAVTICGWSSPVLALGGPQLPLNELVPNFTLPTNTGDGEISLSDYRGQWVVLYFYPQDFTSGCTLEARRFQQDLPKYQAQNTQILGVSVDDVDSHREFCDAEGLTFPLLADTTGKVSKIYGSLLSGMSLRHTYIIDPNGILKERFLGVRPAIHSAEVLARLDELKDAV from the coding sequence ATATCTCGTCGTACTGTTTTGAGTGTAATTATAGCGATCGCTGTGACCATTTGTGGTTGGAGTTCTCCAGTTTTAGCATTAGGAGGGCCACAACTACCTTTAAATGAACTTGTTCCTAATTTTACCTTACCAACTAATACGGGAGATGGAGAAATTTCTTTATCTGATTATCGAGGTCAGTGGGTGGTATTGTATTTTTATCCTCAAGATTTTACCTCTGGTTGTACTTTAGAAGCGCGTCGTTTTCAACAAGATTTACCCAAATATCAAGCCCAAAATACTCAAATTTTAGGAGTTAGTGTGGATGATGTTGACTCTCATCGAGAATTTTGTGATGCGGAAGGTTTAACCTTCCCTTTATTAGCAGATACAACAGGAAAAGTGAGTAAAATATATGGATCTTTATTGAGTGGAATGTCTTTACGTCATACCTATATAATTGATCCTAATGGTATTTTAAAAGAACGATTTTTAGGGGTTAGACCTGCTATTCATAGTGCTGAAGTTTTAGCCCGTCTTGATGAATTAAAAGATGCTGTTTAG
- a CDS encoding DUF2811 domain-containing protein produces the protein MQTPIALEVEIPEDTYQSLTTFLESHSQWDFNEVVAVAVSHFLTQQKVKTNSLTSPGSHYPTINPF, from the coding sequence ATGCAAACTCCTATCGCCCTTGAAGTAGAAATTCCTGAAGACACTTATCAGTCTCTAACGACCTTTTTAGAAAGTCATTCTCAATGGGATTTTAATGAGGTAGTCGCTGTTGCTGTTTCTCATTTTTTAACCCAGCAAAAAGTTAAGACAAACTCTTTGACTTCCCCTGGATCTCATTATCCTACTATAAACCCCTTTTAA
- a CDS encoding transglycosylase SLT domain-containing protein, protein MVKPLKKNTPLIIGSGIVAIAVLGTLATVFVAPKAVGWLEERQQAKIEKTLQEDSQKPSVVLTFAELPPEKRDTKLQEIAASETLSLERSRARYLLAMDLLKKYEGGPALKQLEGLDTEYPVLAPYILLKRGRGYELTNELAKAQETWQELLKNYPDVLVTAEALYKLGKDDPQYWDQAITKFPGHPQTQAIIRQSLKENPKQPKLLLLLAQYAILDPGTNPIRDRLVKGFAPQLTPENWQIIADGYWATEEYQKAAIAYQKAPRTPENLYRRARGEQLQPKNQNAAKIAYQELITTFPDAPQTALGLKRLAKISPPETAISYLDQIVQNFPQDAPDALVEKAKLFDKLNRKAQAAEIRQNLLSQYPKADATAEYRWAVARKAADKGDIKQAWTWAQPIATNNPDSSVSPKSAFWVGKWAQQSGYSKEAQAAFEYVVARHPQSYYAWRSAVQLGWNVGNFNNVRQITPTVTKPDTRPLPPGGSDIFQELYRLGQDGDAITLFQAEIGDRTELNVNEAFTDALLKLIQGKNLQGINQVWNLKHKDKPEDETQWQELRQTDEYWHALFPFPFYQTIINWAERRKLNPLLVTSLIRQESRFEPEIKSPVGATGLMQVMPATGEWVANKISLNNYSLTNPNDNVNLGTWYFDHTHEEYSNNSLLAVASYNAGPGNVSKWIKRYNVSDPDVFIEKIPFKETKGYVESVFGNYWNYLRIYNPDIAQLLTKYGQQNSAK, encoded by the coding sequence ATGGTCAAGCCCCTCAAAAAGAATACACCCCTTATAATTGGTTCAGGGATAGTTGCCATCGCAGTTTTAGGTACATTAGCAACGGTTTTTGTGGCCCCTAAAGCAGTCGGATGGTTAGAAGAACGCCAACAAGCCAAAATAGAAAAAACTCTCCAAGAAGACAGTCAAAAACCGTCTGTTGTCTTGACCTTCGCCGAACTTCCCCCAGAAAAAAGAGACACCAAACTCCAAGAAATTGCCGCATCAGAAACCTTATCCTTAGAACGGAGTCGGGCCCGTTATCTTTTAGCAATGGATCTCCTTAAAAAATACGAAGGAGGCCCCGCCCTCAAGCAGTTAGAAGGTTTAGACACAGAATACCCCGTCTTAGCCCCCTATATCCTTTTAAAACGGGGTAGAGGCTATGAATTAACCAATGAATTGGCCAAAGCCCAAGAAACTTGGCAAGAACTCCTAAAAAACTATCCTGATGTTTTAGTTACCGCAGAAGCCCTTTATAAACTAGGAAAAGATGATCCTCAGTATTGGGATCAGGCGATCACCAAATTTCCTGGTCATCCTCAAACTCAAGCCATTATTCGTCAAAGTCTTAAAGAAAACCCCAAACAACCCAAATTATTATTATTATTGGCTCAATATGCCATTCTTGACCCTGGAACCAATCCGATCCGCGATCGCCTAGTTAAAGGTTTTGCCCCTCAGTTAACCCCGGAAAATTGGCAAATTATCGCTGATGGTTATTGGGCAACAGAAGAATATCAAAAAGCAGCTATTGCTTATCAAAAAGCCCCCCGTACCCCCGAAAATCTCTATCGTCGGGCTAGGGGAGAACAACTTCAACCCAAGAACCAAAACGCAGCTAAAATCGCTTATCAGGAACTTATTACCACCTTTCCTGATGCCCCTCAAACAGCTTTAGGTTTGAAGCGATTAGCGAAAATATCTCCCCCGGAAACCGCTATTAGTTACCTGGATCAAATTGTTCAAAACTTCCCTCAAGATGCCCCAGATGCGTTAGTCGAAAAAGCTAAATTATTCGATAAACTTAATCGTAAAGCCCAAGCCGCCGAAATTCGTCAAAATTTACTCTCTCAATATCCCAAAGCAGATGCAACGGCAGAATATCGTTGGGCAGTAGCCAGAAAAGCAGCAGATAAGGGAGATATTAAACAAGCTTGGACATGGGCCCAACCTATTGCAACGAATAACCCGGATAGTTCTGTATCCCCTAAATCGGCGTTTTGGGTCGGTAAATGGGCCCAACAATCAGGATACTCCAAAGAAGCACAAGCAGCATTTGAGTACGTCGTTGCCCGTCATCCTCAATCTTATTATGCTTGGCGATCGGCGGTACAATTAGGCTGGAATGTAGGAAATTTTAACAATGTTCGTCAAATTACCCCCACAGTGACTAAACCGGATACTCGTCCCCTTCCTCCGGGAGGATCAGATATCTTTCAAGAACTTTACCGTTTAGGACAAGATGGAGATGCTATTACCCTGTTTCAAGCAGAAATTGGCGATCGCACAGAACTGAATGTCAATGAAGCCTTTACGGATGCTTTATTGAAATTGATACAAGGTAAAAATCTTCAGGGTATCAACCAAGTTTGGAATCTGAAACATAAAGATAAACCCGAAGATGAAACTCAATGGCAAGAACTCAGACAAACGGATGAATATTGGCATGCCTTATTCCCATTTCCTTTCTATCAAACTATCATTAATTGGGCAGAACGTCGTAAACTTAATCCTTTATTAGTGACCTCTCTCATTCGCCAAGAATCACGTTTTGAACCAGAAATTAAGTCTCCAGTGGGGGCAACAGGTTTGATGCAAGTAATGCCAGCAACTGGAGAATGGGTGGCTAATAAAATTAGTTTGAACAATTATTCTTTAACTAATCCTAATGATAATGTCAATTTAGGGACTTGGTATTTTGATCATACCCATGAAGAATATAGTAATAATTCTTTGTTAGCTGTGGCTAGTTATAATGCAGGGCCGGGCAATGTTTCTAAATGGATAAAACGATATAATGTCAGTGATCCTGATGTATTTATCGAAAAAATCCCTTTTAAAGAAACTAAAGGATATGTTGAATCTGTTTTTGGTAATTATTGGAATTACTTACGCATTTATAACCCAGATATTGCTCAATTACTAACTAAATATGGTCAACAAAATTCAGCAAAATAG
- a CDS encoding tetratricopeptide repeat protein — protein MITINRITILGMVVILCGITVACSVPLPPTSSNKAKAETFYNQGLEKAKEGDFKSAIQSLNEAVTINPQYAEAYNNLGNAYFAVGNHSEAIQNYSQALQLDPHLPGVNYNRGYAYYKLGKVSEAIKDYNLALKLDPSYLPAYGNRAIVRSQLGDEQGAVEDYTQVLRIKPDLPEVYYNRGSALLKLGDKQAAIKDLKKAVQLFSDQGRTDAYQTTQELLSKVQK, from the coding sequence ATGATCACAATAAACAGAATCACTATTTTAGGAATGGTCGTTATTTTATGTGGAATAACTGTTGCTTGCAGTGTTCCTTTACCGCCTACTTCCTCAAACAAAGCAAAAGCTGAAACTTTTTACAATCAAGGTCTAGAAAAAGCTAAAGAAGGAGATTTTAAAAGTGCTATCCAAAGTTTGAATGAAGCAGTAACAATTAATCCTCAATATGCTGAAGCTTATAATAATCTTGGTAATGCCTATTTTGCGGTAGGTAATCACTCCGAAGCAATCCAGAATTATAGCCAAGCTTTGCAATTAGACCCTCATTTACCCGGTGTTAATTACAATCGCGGTTATGCCTACTACAAACTAGGAAAAGTTTCTGAAGCGATTAAAGATTATAATTTAGCATTAAAACTTGATCCTTCTTATCTGCCAGCTTATGGCAATCGAGCAATTGTCCGTTCTCAGTTAGGAGATGAACAGGGAGCAGTGGAAGATTACACGCAAGTTCTACGTATTAAGCCTGACCTTCCAGAAGTTTATTATAACCGAGGTTCTGCTCTTTTAAAACTGGGAGATAAACAGGCAGCTATTAAAGATTTAAAAAAAGCAGTACAACTGTTTTCTGACCAAGGAAGAACCGATGCTTATCAAACGACACAAGAACTTCTCAGTAAGGTTCAGAAGTGA
- a CDS encoding type II secretion system F family protein, with amino-acid sequence MPTYIAQVKDSKGKISKQKIQAMSPEQARAMLRQQYPAIGKISKAGIEINLGGLDSMMSSVKVKDKAVFSRQFSVMINAGVAIVRCLGVLSDQASNPKLKKALLAISTEVQQGISLSEALAKHPDCFDQLYVSMVEAGETGGVLDEVLNRLAQLLEDMARLQNQIKSAMAYPVTVGILAVLVFFGMTIFLIPVFAKIFADLGTELPALTQFMLFLSGIMRSWKILIPIVGISGFVFGIKQYYKTPIGRLQIDKFLLKMPLFGDLNEKSAVARFCRVFGTLMRSGVPILTSLEIVCNTVGNKVIANAIDGAKSEIQQGGMMSLALQNANVFPQLAIQMISIGEETGELDAMMMKVADFYEDEVEQAVKALTSIIEPLMMVMIAGLVGVILLSMYLPMFKIFDKLG; translated from the coding sequence ATGCCTACTTATATTGCACAAGTTAAAGATAGCAAAGGAAAAATTTCTAAGCAAAAAATACAAGCAATGTCTCCTGAACAAGCAAGAGCAATGCTTAGACAACAATATCCTGCCATTGGTAAGATCAGTAAAGCCGGGATAGAAATTAATCTAGGTGGGCTAGATTCGATGATGAGTTCGGTTAAAGTCAAGGACAAAGCCGTGTTCTCTCGTCAATTTTCTGTAATGATTAATGCCGGAGTTGCCATTGTTCGTTGTTTAGGAGTTTTATCGGATCAAGCAAGTAATCCTAAATTAAAAAAAGCCTTACTTGCTATTAGCACAGAAGTTCAACAAGGGATTAGTTTATCCGAAGCTTTAGCGAAACATCCTGACTGTTTTGATCAGCTTTATGTCAGTATGGTAGAAGCAGGAGAAACGGGGGGGGTACTCGATGAAGTTCTTAACCGTTTAGCTCAACTTCTTGAAGATATGGCTAGACTACAAAACCAAATTAAATCGGCTATGGCTTATCCGGTTACAGTGGGAATTTTGGCAGTTCTAGTTTTCTTCGGTATGACTATCTTTTTGATTCCAGTTTTTGCTAAAATTTTCGCTGATTTAGGGACAGAACTTCCGGCATTAACTCAATTTATGCTATTCTTAAGTGGAATTATGCGGAGTTGGAAAATTCTGATACCAATTGTGGGCATTTCTGGATTTGTTTTTGGAATTAAACAATATTATAAAACCCCTATTGGCCGCTTACAAATTGATAAATTTTTGCTCAAAATGCCCCTCTTTGGTGACTTAAATGAAAAGTCTGCAGTTGCTCGTTTTTGTAGAGTATTTGGAACTTTAATGCGTTCTGGAGTCCCTATCTTAACCTCTTTAGAAATTGTTTGTAATACGGTGGGAAATAAAGTAATTGCTAATGCAATAGATGGAGCAAAATCAGAAATTCAACAAGGGGGGATGATGAGTTTAGCTTTACAAAATGCTAACGTTTTTCCTCAGTTGGCGATTCAAATGATTAGTATTGGGGAAGAAACAGGGGAACTCGATGCTATGATGATGAAAGTAGCAGATTTTTATGAAGATGAAGTTGAACAAGCAGTTAAAGCATTAACCAGTATTATTGAACCTTTAATGATGGTTATGATCGCTGGTTTGGTAGGGGTTATTCTCTTATCAATGTATTTGCCAATGTTCAAAATCTTTGATAAACTTGGTTAA
- a CDS encoding type IV pilus twitching motility protein PilT, whose protein sequence is MDMMIEDLMEQLVEMGGSDMHIQAGAPIYFRISGKLAPIDEEPLSPQESQKLIFSMLNNTQRKELEQNWELDCSYGVKGLARFRVNVYKERGCYAACLRALSSKIPNFEQLGLPNIVREMAERPRGMVLVTGQTGSGKTTTLAAILDLINRTRGEHILTVEDPIEYVFPNVKSLFHQRQKGEDTKSFANALKASLREDPDIILVGEMRDLETIALAITAAETGHLVFGTLHTNSAAGTLDRIIDVFPANQQSQIRAMLSNSLIAVFSQCLVKKKNPKPGEFGRAMAQEIMIVTPAIANLMREGKAGQVYSAIQTGMKLGMQTMEQALASMVVSGSVSFEEAISKSGRPDELQRLVAGASTGLKAKARI, encoded by the coding sequence ATGGACATGATGATTGAAGACTTAATGGAGCAACTTGTAGAAATGGGTGGCTCTGATATGCATATTCAAGCGGGTGCGCCTATTTATTTTCGTATTAGTGGAAAATTGGCTCCTATTGATGAAGAACCTTTATCTCCTCAAGAAAGTCAAAAACTCATTTTTAGTATGCTCAATAATACCCAACGCAAAGAGTTAGAACAAAATTGGGAATTAGACTGTTCTTATGGGGTAAAAGGGTTAGCTCGATTTCGGGTCAATGTCTATAAAGAACGGGGTTGTTATGCTGCTTGTTTACGGGCTTTATCCTCTAAAATTCCTAATTTTGAACAGTTAGGTTTACCTAATATTGTCCGAGAAATGGCTGAACGTCCAAGAGGAATGGTATTAGTAACGGGACAAACAGGCTCAGGAAAAACTACAACTCTGGCAGCTATTTTAGATTTAATTAATCGTACAAGAGGTGAGCATATTCTGACGGTTGAAGATCCTATTGAATATGTTTTTCCTAATGTCAAAAGCCTCTTTCATCAGCGACAAAAAGGGGAAGATACGAAATCTTTTGCTAATGCGTTAAAAGCATCTTTACGGGAAGACCCAGACATTATCCTTGTGGGAGAAATGCGAGATTTAGAAACCATTGCTTTAGCGATCACTGCCGCAGAAACTGGACACTTAGTTTTTGGCACATTACACACTAATTCGGCAGCAGGTACTCTTGATAGGATCATTGACGTATTTCCCGCTAATCAACAATCGCAAATTCGGGCCATGTTATCTAACTCTTTGATTGCAGTTTTTAGTCAATGTTTAGTCAAAAAGAAAAACCCCAAACCCGGAGAATTTGGACGAGCAATGGCTCAAGAAATTATGATAGTAACACCAGCTATTGCTAACTTAATGCGAGAAGGAAAAGCAGGACAAGTCTATTCAGCTATTCAAACAGGGATGAAATTAGGAATGCAAACTATGGAACAAGCTTTAGCCAGTATGGTAGTAAGTGGCAGCGTTTCTTTTGAAGAAGCAATTTCTAAAAGTGGTAGACCCGATGAATTACAACGGTTAGTTGCTGGTGCTAGTACAGGATTAAAAGCGAAAGCTCGTATTTAA